The following are encoded together in the Trachemys scripta elegans isolate TJP31775 chromosome 7, CAS_Tse_1.0, whole genome shotgun sequence genome:
- the KBTBD12 gene encoding kelch repeat and BTB domain-containing protein 12 isoform X3: MDHKTEGKRKQRHSLTLLDQLNSMKELTQMIDVVLVAEGEKFPCHKLILAAFSPYFKAMFTCGLLECTQREVVLYDISSESVSIILNYMYSADLHLTNFNVQSVAVAAFFMQMEDVFNVCQKYMMDHMDASNCVGIYYFAKHIGAEELSDQARQYLYQHFAEVSLHEEILEIEAQQLLSLIRSDDLNVSREESILDLVLRWVNHSRKSRVEHLIELLKQVRLELVSPSFLVEARKRNTVLLSNSECHDMIDGALETIKKSNHPSLSLRYGMETTSLLLCIGNNSLGIRSRHGSYADASFCYAPATQKTYFISSPKYGEGLGCVCTGVVTENNDIIVAGEASAAKMSRQKTKNIEIYRYHNRGNRFWQSLCTAQFRELYALGTVHNDLYVIGGQMKLKNQYLVTNSVEKYSMEQDSWRSVAPLPVQLACHAVVTVNNKLYVMGGWTPQMDLPDDELDRLSNRMLQYDPGQDKWTECTPMKYSKYRFSTAVVNSEIYVLAEETEVQKGEVTCLRDLAEERLDPSNPNLMP, translated from the exons ATGGATCACAAGACCGAAGGGAAAAGGAAGCAGCGACATAGCTTGACTTTACTGGATCAATTAAACAGTATGAAAGAATTAACACAAATGATTGATGTGGTCCTTGTAGCAGAAGGTGAGAAGTTCCCCTGCCATAAACTGATATTGGCTGCGTTCAGTCCCTATTTCAAAGCCATGTTTACCTGTGGCTTGCTTGAATGCACCCAAAGAGAAGTGGTGCTCTATGACATCTCATCAGAGAGTGTGTCCATAATACTCAACTACATGTACAGTGCAGATTTGCACCTCACTAATTTCAATGTCCAAAGTGTTGCTGTTGCTGCATTTTTTATGCAGATGGAAGATGTTTTCAATGTGTGTCAGAAATACATGATGGACCATATGGATGCTTCCAACTGTGTGGGGATCTACTATTTTGCAAAGCACATTGGGGCAGAAGAATTGTCCGATCAAGCCAGGCAATATTTGTATCAGCACTTTGCTGAGGTGAGCTTGCATGAAGAAATATTAGAGATTGAAGCACAGCAATTGCTGAGTCTCATAAGATCAGATGATCTGAATGTATCCCGGGAGGAGAGCATTTTGGACTTGGTCCTCAGATGGGTGAACCATAGCAGAAAATCACGTGTCGAGCACCTGATTGAACTCCTGAAGCAAGTGAGACTGGAACTTGTAAGCCCTTCTTTCCTAGTGGAAGCTCGGAAAAGGAACACGGTGCTTCTATCTAATTCAGAATGTCATGATATGATTGATGGAGCATTAGAAACTATAAAGAAATCCAACCACCCCTCTCTCAGTCTTCGCTATGGCATGGAGACCACCAGTCTTCTACTTTGCATCGGCAATAATTCTCTGGGGATTCGATCAAGACATGGTAGCTATGCAGATGCCAGTTTTTGTTACGCTCCTGCAACACAAAAGACTTACTTCATTTCCTCCCCGAAGTATGGTGAGGGTTTAGGATGTGTGTGTACTGGTGTTGTCACTGAGAACAACGATATTATTGTGGCAGGGGAGGCCAGTGCTGCCAAAATGTCTAGACAAAAAACCAAGAACATTGAAATTTATAG GTACCACAATAGAGGAAACCGGTTTTGGCAAAGTTTGTGCACTGCTCAGTTTCGTGAACTCTATGCCTTGGGCACTGTTCATAATGACCTGTATGTCATAGGAGGGCAAATGAAACTGAAAAACCAATATCTGGTCACAAACTCTGTTGAGAAGTATTCCATGGAGCAAGATAGCTGGAGAAGTGTGGCGCCTCTCCCAGTGCAACTGGCCTGCCATGCTGTGGTAACAGTAAATAATAAACTCTATGTGATGGGAGGCTGGACACCACAG ATGGATCTCCCTGACGATGAGCTGGATCGATTAAGTAACAGAATGTTGCAGTATGACCCAGGCCAAGACAAATGGACAGAGTGCACACCAATGAAGTACTCCAAATACCGCTTCAGCACAGCTGTAGTCAACAGTGAGATTTATGTCTTGG CTGaagaaactgaagtacagaaaggtgaagtaacttgcctgagAGATCTGGCAGAGGAGAGACTAGACCCCAGCAATCCCAATCTCATGCCTTAA